The Actinomycetota bacterium genome includes a region encoding these proteins:
- the dinB gene encoding DNA polymerase IV, with protein MENKRQIIHVDMDAFFAQIEQRDNPEYKGKPLIVGGPVNRGVISSASYEARAYGLYSGMPLYKARKLCPKGIYVPVNMEKYLFESGIIRNIFYQFTPLVEPVGCDEAFLDVTGCEKLFGRAFDIAKKIKGAIYEKTNLVSSAGVGSNKFFAKLASNLGKPNGLIVLEKTPETMSKIKMLPVSSIWGIGRSTEKSLNKMGIKSIGDLAGMPLEILKMKFKKTGEFIYKMANGIDNRPVLPPSDPKSIGREMTLPGDTSDIAVLKTVVLRLIQKIVISLCREKCKGRTITLKIRFSDFTGISSRITIDRYTDNIFEIYKTALSLIRKTDLVRKKVRMIGISVSGLKKHSLAEYGLFENNDKKDSIAKTIYEINSRYGNNKIFVAESINEINE; from the coding sequence ATGGAAAACAAAAGACAGATAATACATGTGGACATGGATGCTTTCTTTGCACAAATAGAGCAAAGAGATAATCCTGAATATAAGGGCAAACCTCTTATCGTTGGGGGACCGGTAAACAGAGGTGTAATTTCTTCTGCTTCCTATGAAGCAAGAGCTTATGGTCTTTACTCAGGCATGCCTCTTTATAAGGCCAGGAAATTATGTCCGAAGGGCATATATGTTCCTGTAAATATGGAAAAATATCTTTTTGAATCCGGAATAATAAGAAATATTTTTTATCAGTTCACTCCCCTTGTCGAACCGGTAGGATGCGATGAAGCCTTTCTTGATGTAACCGGATGTGAAAAACTTTTCGGCAGAGCTTTTGATATCGCAAAAAAGATAAAAGGTGCTATTTATGAAAAAACCAATCTTGTATCCTCCGCCGGAGTAGGATCAAATAAATTTTTCGCGAAACTTGCATCAAATCTTGGCAAGCCAAACGGCCTCATCGTGCTTGAAAAAACACCTGAGACTATGAGCAAAATAAAAATGCTGCCTGTTTCAAGCATCTGGGGAATTGGAAGATCCACTGAAAAAAGCCTTAATAAAATGGGTATCAAAAGCATTGGTGATCTTGCTGGCATGCCTCTTGAAATACTTAAAATGAAATTTAAGAAAACCGGGGAATTTATCTATAAAATGGCAAACGGAATTGACAACCGGCCTGTGCTGCCCCCTTCAGATCCAAAATCCATAGGAAGAGAAATGACTTTGCCCGGAGATACATCGGATATAGCTGTATTAAAAACAGTAGTACTAAGGCTTATTCAGAAAATAGTTATCAGTCTTTGCCGCGAAAAATGTAAAGGGAGAACAATAACATTAAAAATAAGATTTTCAGATTTTACAGGAATATCATCCAGAATAACAATCGACAGGTATACCGACAATATATTTGAAATCTATAAAACAGCCCTTTCCCTGATCCGAAAAACAGATCTTGTCAGAAAAAAGGTAAGGATGATAGGAATTTCGGTGTCAGGACTTAAAAAACACAGTCTTGCTGAATACGGTCTTTTTGAAAATAATGATAAAAAAGACAGTATTGCAAAAACAATATATGAAATAAATTCCCGATATGGAAATAACAAGATATTTGTCGCAGAATCAATAAATGAAATTAATGAATGA
- a CDS encoding TIM barrel protein: protein MELKIDAHLWCLGGYSERYVPGGYYDDMRLEEKLEIFQNTKGITGIVVFLPTDPLPSEPEKLVKLLNNYDLKVSSIEPEIWSDRKWKNGAFSTNEKKIRKEAIRIMKEGIDLCKELKADSVLLWPAHDGFDYVFQSNYKDGWKYLVETTREIASYNPDVKIAIEAKSKDPRQKQYISDTGKALAFISEVGMDNVGCALDVGHALMANENIAESCMLIDRWNKLFQIHINENYKDSDPDMIFGTINFWEMLEFFYYLNQTNYNSWCTIDIISSRDDRKKAFQLAVSNTWWFKEMADKLLTHKEKIEDNMKSYRFADNMDILKEIIFEK from the coding sequence ATGGAATTAAAAATAGATGCTCACCTCTGGTGTTTGGGCGGATATTCTGAAAGATACGTTCCCGGAGGTTATTATGACGATATGAGACTTGAAGAAAAACTTGAGATTTTTCAAAACACAAAAGGAATAACGGGAATTGTTGTATTTCTGCCGACCGATCCTCTGCCTTCTGAGCCTGAAAAACTTGTAAAGCTGCTTAATAATTATGACCTAAAGGTTTCAAGCATAGAGCCGGAAATCTGGAGTGATCGAAAATGGAAAAACGGAGCATTCTCTACAAATGAAAAAAAAATAAGAAAAGAAGCCATTAGAATAATGAAGGAAGGCATCGATCTCTGTAAGGAATTAAAAGCAGACAGCGTCCTTTTATGGCCGGCGCATGATGGTTTTGATTATGTTTTTCAGTCAAACTATAAAGACGGCTGGAAATATCTTGTTGAAACGACAAGAGAAATAGCATCATATAATCCTGATGTAAAAATAGCCATAGAGGCAAAATCAAAGGATCCAAGGCAGAAACAGTATATCAGCGATACGGGAAAAGCACTTGCTTTTATAAGTGAAGTCGGTATGGATAATGTTGGATGCGCTCTTGATGTAGGCCATGCTCTTATGGCTAATGAAAATATTGCTGAGTCATGTATGCTGATTGACAGGTGGAACAAGCTTTTTCAGATACATATAAATGAAAACTATAAAGATTCCGACCCTGATATGATTTTCGGTACAATAAATTTTTGGGAAATGCTTGAATTCTTTTATTATCTGAATCAGACAAATTATAACTCATGGTGCACAATAGACATTATTTCATCACGGGATGACAGAAAAAAAGCTTTCCAGCTTGCTGTTAGCAATACCTGGTGGTTTAAGGAAATGGCCGACAAGCTGCTGACCCATAAAGAAAAAATAGAGGATAATATGAAAAGCTACAGATTTGCCGACAATATGGACATCCTTAAAGAAATTATTTTTGAAAAATAA
- a CDS encoding EutN/CcmL family microcompartment protein: MELNKDMFLAKVIGVTWSDHKHYSYEGIEIKIIQDLNPETGELTGKPFFAMDAVGSAVGETVAYEISFQAGQAFEHATVLSDTTITAIIDSVNVDKDYKK; encoded by the coding sequence TTGGAGCTGAACAAAGATATGTTTCTTGCAAAAGTCATCGGAGTTACGTGGTCGGATCACAAGCATTATTCATATGAAGGTATAGAAATAAAAATAATACAGGATTTAAATCCTGAAACCGGAGAATTAACCGGTAAGCCTTTTTTTGCGATGGATGCCGTTGGTTCAGCGGTCGGTGAAACTGTTGCCTATGAGATAAGCTTTCAGGCCGGTCAGGCTTTTGAACATGCAACAGTTCTTTCAGATACCACAATTACGGCGATAATTGATTCAGTTAATGTTGACAAGGATTATAAAAAATGA
- the lexA gene encoding transcriptional repressor LexA, producing MAKKEGLTEKQSAFLKEIYRFISEKKYPPSIRELASISGFSSPRGASDHLNMLARKGYVQRNPSPRSLRLTEKAFWYLKVPNPFSDDNVMYLPLLGRIAAGKPVFAEENISEYVPVSKHIMGRAEGQFILKVRGDSMSGDHIVDGDMLIVKIQDTAENGDIIAALLNDEAVVKRFYRRSDGTVELISSNPLYEPIVVKDAIKIQGKVIAIYRSIY from the coding sequence ATGGCTAAAAAAGAAGGACTTACAGAAAAACAAAGTGCCTTTCTTAAAGAAATATACAGATTTATATCAGAAAAAAAATATCCCCCTTCGATCAGGGAGCTTGCTTCCATATCAGGGTTTTCCTCTCCCAGGGGAGCATCAGATCATTTGAACATGCTGGCCAGAAAAGGCTATGTTCAAAGGAATCCTTCACCAAGGTCTTTGAGGCTGACAGAAAAAGCTTTCTGGTATTTAAAAGTCCCTAATCCTTTCAGCGATGATAATGTAATGTATCTTCCTCTTCTCGGCAGAATAGCAGCAGGAAAACCTGTTTTTGCAGAAGAAAACATAAGCGAGTATGTGCCGGTATCAAAACATATAATGGGCAGAGCTGAAGGACAATTCATTTTAAAAGTAAGAGGAGACAGCATGTCCGGAGACCATATAGTCGACGGGGATATGCTTATCGTAAAAATACAAGACACTGCAGAAAACGGAGATATCATAGCTGCACTTTTAAACGATGAAGCTGTAGTTAAAAGATTTTACAGACGTTCAGATGGAACGGTTGAGCTGATATCGTCAAATCCCTTATATGAGCCAATAGTTGTAAAGGATGCTATAAAAATACAGGGCAAAGTTATCGCCATTTACAGAAGTATTTATTAG
- a CDS encoding LCP family protein — protein sequence MKKIFMIIIIACIVAALSILSFFLINKYRNDNKEVAETTTSLSEEKTTETSISVTTTTTDKNLYFSSSENFADYFFKIPEGWSVYEKDKGERLVLHNSDNSESIIINISGSEEADDLYNSEIFAQKYLDGLNDFDNSSKLDKQDVEISGINAEILGYRYVAELADNKNMTDMITGFVYDDAFFIIKYMGENIEADKASLFFNQFLADFHLCNENNLKGSETKKPDSINILILGDDSAFDRPGGRVNGRTDIIMILHINPESGEGTIVTIPRDTWVDIPGHGEGKINGAHAVGGNELAVETIEKFSGLEIDNYIITDFDGFKPLIDFFGGVTVEVKEDLADGFSGCYLSKGIHHLNGEQALALARNRHRSGEPGHQGGAFAREREAAKIIIALMRQQSDLEKFIKMPFFINYLTRYVWTDIEFKDIVRYLLVFGKINYSKIDITTIPSWPEMVGNASA from the coding sequence ATGAAAAAGATATTTATGATAATTATTATTGCATGTATTGTTGCAGCTCTTTCAATCCTGTCATTCTTCCTGATAAATAAATACAGAAACGATAACAAAGAGGTCGCGGAAACAACTACTTCTTTATCTGAAGAAAAAACTACCGAAACTTCGATAAGTGTGACTACCACGACTACTGATAAAAACCTGTATTTCAGCAGTTCGGAAAACTTTGCAGATTATTTCTTTAAAATTCCCGAAGGCTGGTCTGTATATGAAAAAGATAAAGGTGAAAGACTGGTACTGCATAATAGTGATAATAGTGAAAGTATAATTATTAATATATCAGGCAGTGAAGAAGCAGATGATCTGTATAATTCTGAGATATTTGCCCAGAAATATCTTGACGGGTTAAATGATTTTGATAATTCTTCCAAACTGGATAAGCAGGATGTTGAAATAAGCGGCATAAACGCTGAAATACTGGGTTACAGATATGTAGCTGAACTGGCTGATAATAAAAATATGACAGATATGATAACCGGTTTTGTTTATGATGATGCTTTTTTTATAATTAAATATATGGGCGAAAACATTGAGGCTGATAAGGCTTCTTTATTTTTTAATCAGTTTCTTGCTGATTTCCACCTGTGCAATGAAAATAATCTTAAAGGCAGTGAAACGAAAAAGCCTGATTCGATAAACATATTGATTCTGGGGGATGACAGTGCATTTGACAGACCCGGAGGCAGGGTAAACGGCAGAACGGATATCATAATGATTTTACATATTAATCCTGAAAGCGGGGAAGGAACCATAGTGACAATTCCAAGAGATACCTGGGTGGATATTCCCGGCCACGGAGAAGGTAAAATAAATGGAGCACATGCCGTAGGCGGAAATGAGCTTGCCGTTGAGACTATTGAAAAGTTTTCGGGTCTTGAGATAGATAATTACATAATAACTGATTTTGACGGATTCAAGCCTCTTATTGATTTCTTTGGCGGAGTCACAGTTGAGGTAAAGGAAGATCTTGCTGACGGATTTTCGGGCTGCTATCTTTCAAAAGGGATACACCACTTAAACGGGGAACAGGCTCTTGCTCTTGCAAGAAACAGACACAGAAGCGGGGAACCGGGGCATCAGGGAGGAGCCTTTGCAAGAGAAAGGGAAGCAGCCAAAATAATAATCGCATTAATGAGGCAGCAGTCTGATCTGGAGAAATTTATTAAAATGCCTTTCTTTATTAATTATCTGACCAGGTATGTATGGACAGATATTGAGTTTAAAGATATCGTAAGATATCTTCTTGTATTCGGAAAAATAAATTATTCAAAAATCGATATAACAACCATTCCTTCATGGCCGGAAATGGTCGGAAACGCAAGTGCAG
- a CDS encoding EutN/CcmL family microcompartment protein — translation MIIGRVIGTVVSNAKEPKYEGYKLLVVKEMNVYGEYEKNFHIAADLIGAGIDEVVMLVNGAAARGSVETNEKGIDAVITAKIAKAFIRDKEIIY, via the coding sequence ATGATTATCGGCAGAGTCATAGGAACAGTTGTAAGCAATGCAAAAGAACCCAAGTATGAGGGTTACAAATTGCTGGTAGTAAAGGAAATGAATGTTTATGGTGAATATGAAAAAAATTTTCATATTGCTGCAGATTTAATAGGTGCAGGAATAGATGAAGTGGTGATGTTGGTAAATGGTGCTGCTGCAAGAGGCTCTGTCGAAACAAATGAAAAGGGCATTGATGCCGTTATCACGGCAAAAATTGCAAAAGCCTTTATACGGGACAAGGAAATAATATATTAA